The region GAACAATCCGACGGGTGCGCAGGCTCCGCGCGAGTTTCTGCAGCGTGCCGTTGATTTGGCTCATGAGCATCATTTCGCGATCGTGCAGGATTTCGCATATGCGGGATTGGGCGTCGATGCGCAGCAGATCAGCATACTGTCACTGCCGGGTGCGTTCGATGTTGCGGTGGAAGTGTGTTCGCTGTCGAAAATGTATGCGATGGCCGGCTGGCGTGCCGGTTTCATCGCAGGCAACGACGACATCGTGTCTCATGTGAAGCAGTACCACTATCAGATGGGTTCCATGGTTACGTCCAGCATTCAAGACGCGGGCACTGCGGCGTTGCTGTCGGATCAGAGCTGTGTGGCCGAACTTGCGGAACGGTATGTGTCTCGTCGCGAAATCGTTGCAGGTGGATTGCGTGAAGCCGGCTTGGATGTGTTCGATTCAGACGGTGGTATCTACGCTTGGGTACACGCTCCTGAAGATCAGACGGGTGAACAGTTTGCCGACATGCTGTTGGAACGTGCGGCCGTCGCCGCGTTGCCGGGCACATGCTTCGGCAAAGTAGGCGAGGATTACGTACGATTCAGCCTGCTCAAATCCGAAGATCAGTTGCGTGAGGCTGTGCGTCGGGTGGCTGCTGTACTAGCGTAGTTTTTTCCTGCGTGGCCTTTTATGTATGAACTGGCGATTGCGGTGCGATGCCTTGCATCTCCGCCGTTTGATGGCCTCTTACAAGAAAACGTTATGGCGATTCGCGCGTTCTATAACAAACGTTGATAAGGCGCGGCGCGCGTTGAAACGCAGGATGCGGTTTAGTGGGTACCAGTGACCGCGTGAATGGCATGCGGCAATGAGCCACAACCCGAGGGGGTGCGCACCATGACTAGATTCAACACTCAGCTTGTTCACGGACTGCCGGTCAACGACAACAACACCGGAGCTGTGAACCCGCCGACTACGAAGCGCTTGATGCCGCTGTTTCCGGGCACTCCGCCAAGGGACCCGCGCGTGGTTGTCCGGCGAAGGCCGTGTATTTCGAAGTTCTTACCAATTCGTTGCTGCAGGTCAACAATGTGACGAAGATCTCCGAAATCGCTCATCGCTATGGTGCGATTTCCAGTTATCTGTTGCTGCATCCGCTGGTAAAATCCGTGCATTATCCGGGATTGCCGGGGCATGAGTATGAGATATTTGGGCATTGTTCAGGAAGTTGCGGATGAGGTGACGGTAATGAAAGACGGCCATCTTGTCGAATATGGAGCTGTCGGTTCCGTGTTACGACACCCTAAAGATGCGTATACGAAGATGTTGCTTGAGGCATCGTCTAAATTTGATGAGATTAATGCCTCGTAAGGAGTGATTTTATGATTGATAATACGACAATTGATTTCTATGGAGCCGACTGGTGCGGTGACTGCCGTCGAGCCAAGGCAGCATTGGACCGTTTCGGGGTCGCCTACAACCTTCATGATATCGAGCATGAGGATGGTGCTGCAGAGAAAGCCATTGCGATCAGCGGACAACAGCACATTCCCGTGATTCGGTTCGCCGCCGATGGCTCATGGCTGGTGGAGCCTTCGGCCACACAGCTGCAAGCCAAATGCAAGGAGCTCGGCCTGCTCTGATTCAACATTTCGTATGCCATCTCACGAGCCGGACAAGGAGAATTATCTCCTGTTCGGCTCGTAGACGTATGTGGGTCGGCTTCCGGACGGTCGATGTCCGGCTTCTGGATGGACTTTGCCCAGCTCGCGGACACTGTCTACACACGATTGCATTCTTTGGTAAATTTTTACTTGGGTTCGGCAATGGTTGCAGAACCTACGAAAGGTCGTGCAACAAGACCTTTAAAGAGAAACCAAAGAAGGGAGTAATGCCATGCCGTTCCTTATTGCGCTCCTTGCCATTGCGCTGATCATCGCTTTCCTGTTCCTGTCCACGTTGTTCATCGTGCCGCAGCAGCAGGCCTACATCATCGAACGTTTCGGCAAGTTCAACAAGGTGCAGTTCGCGGGCATCCATATTCGTATTCCGTTCGTGGATCGCATCGCCATGAAAACCAACATGCGGGTCAACCAGCTCAACGTGCAGTTGGAAACCAAAACGCTCGACAACGTGTTCGTCACCGTCGTGGCCTCTACCCAGTTTCGTGTCGATCCCAGCAATGTGGCGACCGCATACTACGAGCTGCGCGACCCGGCCGGTCAGCTGCGTTCCTACATGGAGGATGCGCTTCGCTCCGCCATTCCTGCATTATCTTTGGACGATGCATTCTCCCGCAAGGACGATGTCGCTTTTGACGTGCAGAAGACCGTCGGCAATGAAATGTCCCGCTTCGGCTTCACAGTGGTCAAAACGCTGATCACGGCCATCGATCCGAGTCCACAGGTCAAGAACGCCATGGATTCCATTAACGCGGCACAGCGCGAAAAGGAAGCCACGCGTCAGCGTGCCGAAGCCCAGCGTATTCAGATCGAGACCCAGGCGGCCGCCGAGGCTGAGAAGACACGCCTCCAGGGTGAGGGCCAGGCTAATTATCGTCGTGAGATCGCCAACGGTATTGTCGACCAGATCAAGAGTCTGCAGGCTGTCGGCATGAATGTGAACGACGTGAACAATGTGGTGCTGTTCAACCAGTATCTCGACACCATGCGTAATCTTGCCTCGTCGCAGAACGCGAAGACGGTGGTGTTGCCTGCTTCGACGCCTGGTGGCTTCAATGAGATGCGCGACCAGATCATCCAGGCCATGATGTCCGCGGACGAAGCTGCGAAATAGTCGCACAATAACCGCAACGTCATATTAAATGCATTGACACCAAGTGGGGACGTCCCGTAAAAGGATGTCCCCACTTGCGTTTGATGCTGATGCGGTGTTATGCGTGAACTTGGTTATCTCGGGGTGTTCCCTTAAGGGGTGCGAAGAACGGGGAAACAGTATAAACTCGGTCACGGATCAAGCGCGTTAGACGCCGTATGGGGGCAAAGAGGACTATGGCGAATATTGAAGGTCAAGAGTTGGTGATGGGGACGCGCAGACCCATCATCGAAGTGAAAAACCTGCGTAAGGAGTATCCAGTGCTCGACGAGACCGTCGTGGCATTGGAACGTATCAATCTCACCATTCCGCAAGGTCAGATCTGCTGTATCTATGGCGAATCCGGTTCCGGCAAATCCACTCTGCTCAACCAGCTTGCCGGCATGGAAAAACCAACCAAGGGCGGCGTACGCATCAGGGGAGTGCCCATCTCCCGTCTTGACGAACGGCAGCTGGCGGAATTCAGACAGAAGCATCTCGGCTTCGTATTCCAGTCATACAATCTGCTGCCCAATCTGACCGCCGTTGAAAACGTGGCAATGCCGTTGATGTTCCAAGGCATGCCAAAAAACAAGCGCGAAGCAATCGCCAAGAAAATGCTGAAACGAGTAGGGCTCGGCAAACGCATGAACCACTATCCAACGCAAATGTCAGGCGGTCAGCAGCAGCGCGTCGGCATTGCGCGAGCGTTCGCATCGCGGCCGCAAGTCGTATTCGCCGACGAGCCGACCGGCAATCTCGATTCCAAAACCAAAAACGACGTGATGGACATGATCTGCGCGTTCGCACGAGACTTGAACCAAACCATCGTGCTCGTCACGCACGATGACAATATGGCGCAATATGCCGATCGTATCGTAACGCTGCTTGACGGGCGCATCATCGATGACCGTCTGGTGAATAACGCATGACAGCAAGAAGAGAAGGGAAAACCATGAGTAACGGCAGCCATTCCGCAAAATTCATCAACATGGTCATCGCACTGGTGGCATCCGCCGCCATCGCATTGACCTGCATCGTGCCGACGGCGCTCGCAG is a window of Bifidobacterium catenulatum DSM 16992 = JCM 1194 = LMG 11043 DNA encoding:
- a CDS encoding pyridoxal phosphate-dependent aminotransferase; this translates as MTSYVSPVAFTTVAQSIPPNVFADMDRKVAAAVAGGADVIDLAKGNPDAFPADFIREVAKKAVDDPANARYSPFDGKPSFLRAAEQWYRNTYGVEVDWKTQLFAVEGAVDGLAALFAVLVSPGDAVAYADPYYPSYHCMTVMSRAEEILLPSLPERGFLPDLDAVPAQVWDRVKVLVLNYPNNPTGAQAPREFLQRAVDLAHEHHFAIVQDFAYAGLGVDAQQISILSLPGAFDVAVEVCSLSKMYAMAGWRAGFIAGNDDIVSHVKQYHYQMGSMVTSSIQDAGTAALLSDQSCVAELAERYVSRREIVAGGLREAGLDVFDSDGGIYAWVHAPEDQTGEQFADMLLERAAVAALPGTCFGKVGEDYVRFSLLKSEDQLREAVRRVAAVLA
- a CDS encoding mycoredoxin, with the translated sequence MIDNTTIDFYGADWCGDCRRAKAALDRFGVAYNLHDIEHEDGAAEKAIAISGQQHIPVIRFAADGSWLVEPSATQLQAKCKELGLL
- a CDS encoding SPFH domain-containing protein → MPFLIALLAIALIIAFLFLSTLFIVPQQQAYIIERFGKFNKVQFAGIHIRIPFVDRIAMKTNMRVNQLNVQLETKTLDNVFVTVVASTQFRVDPSNVATAYYELRDPAGQLRSYMEDALRSAIPALSLDDAFSRKDDVAFDVQKTVGNEMSRFGFTVVKTLITAIDPSPQVKNAMDSINAAQREKEATRQRAEAQRIQIETQAAAEAEKTRLQGEGQANYRREIANGIVDQIKSLQAVGMNVNDVNNVVLFNQYLDTMRNLASSQNAKTVVLPASTPGGFNEMRDQIIQAMMSADEAAK
- a CDS encoding ABC transporter ATP-binding protein, encoding MANIEGQELVMGTRRPIIEVKNLRKEYPVLDETVVALERINLTIPQGQICCIYGESGSGKSTLLNQLAGMEKPTKGGVRIRGVPISRLDERQLAEFRQKHLGFVFQSYNLLPNLTAVENVAMPLMFQGMPKNKREAIAKKMLKRVGLGKRMNHYPTQMSGGQQQRVGIARAFASRPQVVFADEPTGNLDSKTKNDVMDMICAFARDLNQTIVLVTHDDNMAQYADRIVTLLDGRIIDDRLVNNA